In Candidatus Pelagibacter sp. HIMB1321, a single genomic region encodes these proteins:
- a CDS encoding TRAP transporter substrate-binding protein, translating into MNKLLKILSVIAFSLFSIVNVNAAEKWDMPMAYSATNFHSQNGVMFADAVRIATGGEVDITVHPGGSLFKGNDIKKAVQTGQAPIGERLLSAHQNESLLFGADSIPFLATSYEASDKLWKHLEPAIRKELDSQGLELLYAVPWPAQGLYFKKEVSSIADTKGVKFRSYNNATARIAELMGMLPVQVEAAELSQALATGVAESFVSSGSTGYDRKVWEHLTHFYEVNAWLPRNYVFVNKKAWKKLSKKNQDIIRGVAKMAEAAGTARSEQLSGWYLTQLAANGMKVQVAEGQLRTDLEKIGKTMADEWIANAGPEGKKVVDAFKAEK; encoded by the coding sequence ATGAATAAATTATTAAAAATATTATCAGTTATTGCTTTCTCACTTTTTAGTATCGTAAATGTTAATGCTGCTGAAAAATGGGATATGCCAATGGCTTATTCAGCAACAAACTTTCATAGTCAAAATGGAGTAATGTTTGCTGATGCTGTAAGAATAGCAACTGGTGGTGAAGTAGATATTACAGTTCACCCAGGTGGATCATTATTCAAAGGTAATGATATTAAAAAAGCTGTTCAAACTGGTCAAGCACCTATCGGTGAAAGACTTTTATCTGCACACCAAAATGAAAGTTTATTATTTGGAGCAGACTCAATCCCTTTCTTAGCAACATCTTATGAAGCTTCAGATAAGTTATGGAAGCACTTAGAGCCAGCAATTAGAAAAGAATTAGACTCTCAAGGTTTAGAGCTTTTATATGCAGTGCCATGGCCAGCACAAGGTCTATACTTTAAAAAAGAAGTTAGCTCTATTGCTGACACTAAAGGTGTGAAATTTAGATCATACAATAATGCAACAGCTAGAATTGCTGAACTTATGGGAATGTTACCAGTTCAAGTGGAAGCTGCTGAATTATCTCAAGCTTTAGCAACTGGCGTTGCTGAGTCTTTCGTATCATCTGGGTCTACTGGATATGATAGAAAAGTTTGGGAACATTTAACTCACTTCTATGAAGTAAATGCTTGGCTGCCAAGAAACTATGTTTTTGTAAACAAAAAAGCTTGGAAAAAATTAAGTAAGAAAAACCAAGATATTATAAGAGGTGTTGCAAAAATGGCTGAAGCTGCAGGAACTGCTAGATCAGAACAACTTTCTGGTTGGTATTTAACTCAGTTAGCAGCTAATGGAATGAAAGTACAAGTTGCTGAAGGTCAATTAAGAACTGATCTTGAGAAAATTGGTAAAACTATGGCTGACGAATGGATTGCGAATGCAGGTCCTGAAGGTAAAAAAGTTGTAGATGCTTTCAAGGCTGAAAAATAA
- a CDS encoding TRAP transporter small permease, which translates to MRNFLDKLYLGSAYFSAINLILILLIICAQMLARWTGFTFPGATAYAGYAMANSAFFALAYTLNQDGHIRVRILLNKLGANKKWGELWCYGIGSLLAVLFFYYACRGAYFSYIFNDVSQAEDALPMWIPQASMVLGTFVLAIAFLDKLYEFIFIGYSETEIKDDKAID; encoded by the coding sequence ATGAGAAACTTTTTAGATAAACTTTATTTAGGATCAGCGTACTTTTCAGCAATAAATTTAATTTTAATTTTATTAATTATATGTGCACAAATGTTAGCTAGGTGGACTGGTTTTACATTTCCGGGAGCAACAGCATATGCAGGTTATGCTATGGCTAATTCCGCTTTTTTCGCTCTTGCTTACACATTGAATCAAGATGGTCATATAAGAGTGCGAATTTTATTAAATAAACTAGGAGCAAATAAAAAATGGGGAGAGTTATGGTGTTATGGAATAGGATCTTTGCTAGCAGTTCTGTTTTTTTATTATGCTTGTAGAGGTGCTTATTTTTCATACATCTTTAATGATGTATCTCAAGCAGAAGATGCACTACCCATGTGGATCCCACAAGCCTCTATGGTGTTAGGTACTTTTGTTTTAGCTATCGCTTTTTTAGACAAACTTTATGAATTTATTTTCATTGGTTATTCTGAAACTGAAATTAAAGATGATAAGGCAATAGATTAA
- a CDS encoding TRAP transporter large permease → MENLVLTVIFLFTLFFLLGSGVWIGLSLMGVAYVGLELFTNRPAGDAMITTIWSSASSWSLTALPLFIWMGEILYRTRLSEDLFKGLAPWMNNLPGRLLHTNIVGCTFFAAVSGSSAATLTTVGKMSVPELRKRKYPENLTIGTLAGSSTLGLMIPPSLTLIVYGVTINESVVQLFMAGILPGLVLALLFMGYVAVWATINRKKMPKKDPEITFMDKIKSSKFLFPIFSLIIFVIGSMYMGWATPTEAAGFGVIGGLVLAALQRSLTWKTFFDSLIGATKTSCMIAFILMGGAFLTLSMGFTGLPRSIAEWIANLGLTNLELLLYLMIFYIILGCFLDGISSIVLTMAVVEPMIRNAGIDVIWFGIYLTVLVEMAQITPPVGFNLFVLQGMTKHEMIFLAKSALPMFLMMVVMVFIMIAFPELATYLPSTVKGPGAG, encoded by the coding sequence ATGGAAAATTTAGTTTTAACAGTAATATTCTTATTTACTTTATTTTTTCTTTTAGGCTCAGGAGTTTGGATAGGTCTTTCTTTAATGGGAGTAGCTTATGTAGGTTTAGAATTATTTACTAATAGACCTGCTGGAGATGCAATGATTACTACAATTTGGAGCAGTGCATCAAGTTGGTCGCTTACAGCTTTACCATTATTTATTTGGATGGGTGAAATTCTTTATCGAACTAGACTGTCAGAAGATTTGTTTAAAGGTTTAGCACCTTGGATGAATAATTTGCCAGGTAGGTTATTACATACAAACATAGTTGGCTGTACGTTTTTTGCTGCTGTTTCAGGTTCTTCAGCTGCAACTCTTACAACTGTTGGAAAAATGTCAGTTCCTGAATTAAGAAAAAGAAAATACCCAGAAAATTTGACCATTGGAACTTTGGCAGGATCATCGACTTTAGGGTTAATGATTCCTCCATCTTTAACTTTAATTGTTTATGGAGTGACTATTAATGAGTCTGTCGTTCAATTATTTATGGCAGGAATTCTTCCTGGATTAGTTCTAGCACTTCTTTTTATGGGTTATGTTGCAGTATGGGCAACAATTAATAGAAAAAAAATGCCTAAAAAAGATCCTGAAATTACTTTCATGGATAAAATAAAGAGTTCAAAATTTTTATTTCCTATTTTTTCTTTAATTATTTTTGTTATTGGTTCAATGTATATGGGTTGGGCGACCCCAACAGAAGCAGCAGGATTTGGAGTTATAGGTGGTTTAGTTTTAGCTGCATTGCAAAGATCTTTAACATGGAAAACTTTTTTTGATAGTTTGATTGGTGCTACAAAAACTTCTTGCATGATAGCATTTATCTTAATGGGAGGAGCTTTTTTAACTCTCTCAATGGGCTTTACTGGGTTGCCAAGATCTATAGCAGAGTGGATTGCTAATTTAGGTTTAACAAACCTAGAACTTTTACTTTACTTAATGATTTTTTATATAATTTTAGGTTGTTTCTTAGATGGCATTTCATCAATCGTTTTAACTATGGCAGTAGTTGAGCCAATGATTAGGAATGCAGGAATTGATGTTATATGGTTTGGTATTTATTTAACGGTATTAGTTGAAATGGCACAGATCACACCACCGGTAGGTTTTAATCTATTCGTATTACAAGGTATGACAAAACATGAAATGATTTTCTTAGCAAAATCTGCGTTACCAATGTTCTTAATGATGGTTGTTATGGTATTTATAATGATTGCATTTCCTGAATTAGCAACTTATTTACCAAGCACAGTAAAAGGCCCTGGGGCAGGTTAA
- a CDS encoding enoyl-CoA hydratase/isomerase family protein — MSKKVVFGTNQNIAIITLNNPKKLNAWDFEMRSQIISLIKKIKKNKNIKALIFTGYGTKAFCSGQDLKEIKNFKNSKIVFNWINQFRTLYKLIRSLEIPTIAAINGVAAGSGFQLTLLTDIRVSYPKVKMGQVEINSGIVSIIGPWIIEKILGLNKAIELSLSGRLISGTEAYKIGAINYLVSHKSVLNNSIKIAKELANKPSNAMKLTKKRIWEMFSGDFDQTFKKAMLYHKKSFISGEPQSRSKSFFKKK; from the coding sequence ATGTCTAAAAAAGTTGTTTTTGGGACAAATCAAAACATTGCAATAATAACTTTAAACAACCCTAAAAAATTAAATGCTTGGGATTTTGAAATGAGGTCTCAAATAATTTCTTTAATAAAAAAAATTAAAAAAAATAAAAATATAAAGGCATTAATATTTACTGGATATGGGACTAAAGCTTTTTGTTCTGGACAAGATTTAAAAGAAATTAAAAACTTTAAGAATTCAAAAATAGTATTTAATTGGATTAATCAATTTAGAACTTTATATAAATTAATTAGATCATTGGAAATCCCAACTATTGCTGCCATAAATGGTGTAGCAGCTGGCTCAGGTTTTCAATTAACATTACTTACTGATATCAGAGTTTCATATCCAAAAGTAAAAATGGGTCAGGTTGAAATTAATTCAGGTATAGTTAGTATAATTGGACCTTGGATAATAGAGAAAATTTTAGGATTAAATAAAGCAATTGAGCTTTCTTTAAGTGGCAGACTTATTAGTGGAACTGAAGCTTACAAAATTGGTGCAATAAATTATTTGGTTTCTCATAAAAGTGTACTAAATAATTCAATTAAAATTGCAAAAGAATTAGCCAACAAACCTTCAAATGCAATGAAGCTCACAAAAAAAAGAATTTGGGAAATGTTTAGTGGAGATTTTGATCAAACATTTAAAAAAGCAATGCTCTATCATAAAAAATCTTTTATATCAGGTGAGCCGCAATCAAGATCAAAAAGCTTTTTTAAGAAGAAATAA
- a CDS encoding AMP-binding protein, which produces MNKVSIPKITIYNLISDLIKKDKKKTVFEIGNKKITREKLYQDIFNTQNYLTKLKLNEKDTVVSMLENSYEQILFFLATLCLGISWVPLGKDRKGVGLKYVLSITKPRFIFIRKEKKNDIPREYKKQTFIIKKNLKINKTKDFFKNIIFKGKVNTILFTSGTTGPPKGVLVHDKMLTTSALATGIASKTNNKDRFLLWESLHHIGGIEILILCLMKKSILVLIKKFSAKKFWKQIVKYRITIIHYLGGILDILIKQPISKFDKAHKVKLAFGAGARIETYKIFKERFNIPLVEVYGMTEASSFTTINFNKKIGSIGKVLPWFNVELKDKKKGIGEIIIKAKEKGLLTNGYFKDKKATSGLFYKNFLCTGDLGKFDNFKNLYYVGRKKDAVRVKGENISAWEIETTLNQNNNISESAVMATKSKIGEDDIIALLLTKRSINLRSIANYFFKKFSKNYQPRYWGVIKKFPRTPTFRIDKKNIEINKIKFYDFFEKKFISLK; this is translated from the coding sequence GTGAACAAGGTTAGTATTCCTAAAATCACAATATATAATCTAATAAGTGATTTAATTAAAAAAGACAAAAAAAAAACTGTATTTGAAATTGGAAATAAAAAAATAACTAGAGAAAAACTTTATCAGGATATTTTTAATACCCAAAATTATCTTACAAAATTAAAACTTAATGAAAAAGACACAGTTGTTTCAATGCTTGAAAATAGCTATGAACAAATACTTTTTTTTTTAGCAACATTATGTCTAGGTATTTCTTGGGTTCCATTAGGAAAAGATAGAAAAGGTGTTGGTCTTAAATATGTACTATCAATAACAAAACCTAGATTTATATTTATTAGGAAAGAAAAAAAAAATGATATTCCAAGAGAATATAAGAAGCAAACTTTCATTATCAAAAAGAACTTAAAAATAAATAAAACAAAAGATTTTTTTAAAAATATTATTTTTAAAGGTAAAGTTAATACTATTTTATTTACATCAGGCACAACAGGTCCTCCAAAAGGAGTTTTAGTTCATGATAAGATGCTTACTACATCTGCCTTAGCTACAGGAATAGCCTCTAAAACAAATAATAAAGATAGGTTTTTACTCTGGGAGTCATTGCATCATATAGGAGGGATTGAAATTTTAATCTTATGCTTGATGAAAAAAAGTATTCTCGTCTTAATCAAAAAATTTTCTGCAAAGAAATTTTGGAAGCAGATCGTTAAATATAGAATAACAATAATTCATTACCTTGGAGGCATTTTAGATATTTTAATTAAACAACCAATATCAAAGTTTGATAAAGCACATAAAGTCAAACTAGCATTTGGTGCTGGTGCTAGAATTGAAACTTATAAAATATTTAAAGAAAGATTTAACATTCCTTTAGTGGAAGTTTATGGAATGACTGAAGCATCTAGTTTTACTACTATAAATTTTAATAAAAAAATTGGCTCTATTGGAAAAGTACTGCCTTGGTTTAATGTTGAATTAAAAGATAAAAAAAAAGGTATTGGAGAAATTATTATAAAAGCAAAAGAAAAAGGATTGTTAACCAATGGATACTTTAAAGATAAAAAAGCAACCTCAGGACTGTTTTATAAAAATTTTCTATGTACTGGTGATCTTGGAAAATTTGATAATTTTAAGAACTTATATTACGTGGGTAGAAAAAAAGATGCTGTGAGAGTTAAAGGAGAAAATATTTCAGCTTGGGAAATAGAAACAACTCTAAATCAAAATAACAATATTTCTGAAAGTGCAGTGATGGCAACAAAAAGTAAAATTGGAGAGGATGATATTATTGCTTTACTATTAACAAAAAGATCAATCAATCTTAGATCGATAGCAAATTATTTTTTTAAAAAATTTTCAAAAAATTATCAACCAAGATACTGGGGGGTTATTAAAAAATTTCCAAGAACCCCTACATTTCGAATAGATAAAAAAAATATAGAGATAAATAAAATTAAATTTTATGATTTTTTTGAAAAAAAATTTATTTCATTAAAATAA
- a CDS encoding glycine cleavage T C-terminal barrel domain-containing protein, protein MPNKNFGFGTQIRKSPYFDSTVKWGATGFSVYNHMYIPRDFGNPEQNFWNLIEKAILCDVAVERQVEITGPDAFKFTQLLTPRDLSKLSVGQCKYVLITNNDGGILNDPVLLRLAENHFWLSLADSDILLWAQGVAINSGLDVKITEPDVSPLQLQGPTSGEIMVKLFGDSIRDLKYYWLREYNLDGIPLIVSRTGWSSELGYEIYLRDGSRGNELYEKIMEVGKEHGLQPGHTSTIRRIEGGMLSYHADADIHTNPFELGFDRLVNLDMEANFIGKEALKKIKQDGIKRKQVGLELNCEPLQGPNTTFWIIKKDNQQIGKISSAVYSPRLKKNIALGMVDIDHSEIGNKFEVIADDKKFNCTIVEKPFYDPKKKIASS, encoded by the coding sequence ATGCCTAATAAAAACTTTGGATTTGGAACACAAATTAGAAAATCTCCATACTTCGATTCTACTGTTAAATGGGGTGCAACAGGTTTTTCTGTCTATAATCACATGTATATTCCAAGAGATTTTGGCAATCCTGAACAAAATTTTTGGAACTTAATAGAAAAAGCAATTCTTTGCGATGTGGCTGTTGAACGACAAGTCGAAATTACAGGACCTGATGCTTTTAAATTTACTCAACTCCTAACACCACGAGATCTTTCAAAACTTTCAGTTGGACAATGCAAATATGTATTGATTACTAACAATGACGGTGGAATTTTAAATGATCCTGTTCTTTTAAGATTAGCAGAAAATCATTTTTGGTTATCTTTAGCTGATAGTGATATTTTATTATGGGCTCAAGGCGTTGCTATTAATTCAGGTCTAGATGTAAAAATTACTGAGCCAGATGTTTCTCCATTACAATTACAAGGTCCAACCTCAGGTGAAATTATGGTTAAATTATTCGGTGATAGTATTAGAGATCTTAAATATTATTGGTTAAGAGAGTATAATTTAGATGGAATACCTTTAATAGTTTCAAGGACAGGTTGGTCAAGTGAGCTTGGTTATGAAATTTATTTAAGAGATGGATCAAGAGGAAATGAATTATATGAAAAAATAATGGAAGTGGGTAAAGAACATGGCCTTCAGCCAGGTCATACTTCAACTATTAGAAGAATTGAAGGAGGAATGCTTTCTTATCACGCTGATGCTGATATTCACACTAACCCTTTTGAGCTAGGATTTGATCGATTAGTTAATTTAGATATGGAAGCTAATTTTATTGGTAAAGAGGCTCTTAAAAAAATCAAACAAGATGGAATTAAAAGAAAACAAGTTGGTTTAGAATTAAATTGTGAACCGCTTCAAGGACCAAATACAACTTTTTGGATAATTAAAAAAGACAATCAACAAATTGGAAAAATTAGTTCTGCAGTTTATTCACCAAGACTTAAAAAAAATATCGCATTAGGAATGGTTGATATCGATCATTCTGAAATTGGTAATAAATTTGAAGTTATTGCTGATGACAAAAAATTTAATTGTACAATTGTTGAAAAACCTTTTTACGATCCTAAGAAAAAAATAGCTTCTTCATAA
- the aceA gene encoding isocitrate lyase has product MSAENISYDLKRFAGIKRDYKENEVERLRGSLKIEYSICKQQSQKLWNLLNSEPYINTLGSLSGNHAVQHAKAGLKAIYLSGWQVAADANSAGEMYPDQSLYPYDSAPKLVESMNNALIRADQIQHMEIQDGDMKEENKVDYMLPIIADGEAGFGGPLNVFELAKKFIKAGAAGVHFEDQLASEKKCGHMGGKVLVPTGTMIKNLKAARLAADIADVPLIILARTDANAAKLITNDFDENDKPFLTGERSPEGFYYVKPGIEQAISRGLAYAPYSDLIWCETATPNLEEAKRFADAIHEKFPGKLLAYNCSPSFNWKKHLSDSEIATFQQEISKMGYKFQFITLAGFHTQNIAIFELAEKYKTEGMTAYSRIQQQEFAREKDGYTSVKHQREVGTSYFDAVSNTISAGKSSTTAMAGSTESEQF; this is encoded by the coding sequence ATGAGTGCTGAGAACATTTCATATGATTTAAAAAGATTTGCTGGAATTAAAAGAGACTACAAAGAAAATGAAGTTGAAAGGCTTAGAGGATCTTTAAAAATTGAATATTCTATTTGTAAGCAGCAATCACAGAAACTATGGAATTTATTGAATTCTGAGCCTTATATTAATACGCTTGGTTCTTTATCTGGAAACCATGCAGTTCAACATGCAAAAGCAGGATTAAAAGCTATCTACTTAAGTGGTTGGCAAGTAGCAGCAGATGCGAATAGTGCTGGGGAAATGTACCCTGATCAATCATTATATCCTTATGATAGTGCACCAAAATTAGTTGAGTCTATGAATAATGCGCTTATTAGAGCAGATCAAATTCAACATATGGAAATTCAAGATGGGGATATGAAAGAAGAAAATAAAGTTGACTATATGCTTCCAATTATTGCAGATGGTGAAGCAGGATTTGGTGGTCCATTGAATGTTTTTGAACTTGCTAAAAAATTTATAAAAGCAGGTGCTGCGGGTGTACACTTCGAAGATCAACTAGCTAGTGAGAAAAAATGTGGCCATATGGGTGGAAAAGTTTTAGTCCCTACTGGAACTATGATTAAAAATTTAAAAGCTGCGAGATTAGCAGCAGATATAGCTGATGTTCCACTTATAATTTTAGCAAGAACAGATGCGAATGCTGCAAAATTGATAACAAATGATTTTGATGAAAATGATAAACCTTTTTTAACTGGCGAAAGATCACCAGAAGGTTTTTACTATGTTAAACCAGGCATTGAACAAGCAATTTCAAGAGGTTTAGCTTATGCACCTTACTCTGATTTAATTTGGTGTGAAACAGCAACTCCAAACTTAGAAGAAGCTAAGAGATTTGCAGATGCAATACATGAAAAATTTCCTGGAAAATTGTTAGCTTACAATTGTTCACCGTCTTTTAATTGGAAAAAGCATTTATCAGATAGTGAGATAGCAACTTTTCAGCAAGAGATAAGTAAAATGGGTTATAAGTTCCAATTTATTACTCTTGCAGGGTTTCATACTCAAAACATTGCAATATTTGAACTTGCAGAAAAATATAAAACAGAGGGCATGACTGCTTACTCAAGAATTCAGCAGCAAGAATTTGCTAGAGAAAAAGACGGATACACGAGTGTTAAACATCAAAGAGAGGTTGGTACTTCTTATTTTGATGCTGTTTCCAATACTATAAGTGCTGGTAAAAGCTCAACAACAGCAATGGCTGGCTCAACGGAATCTGAACAATTCTAA
- a CDS encoding helix-turn-helix domain-containing protein, producing MSQFNLKIGPKIKAFRRQLGLQANKLAEDLSISPSYLNLIEAGKRKIDGDLLLKICERLNIDLSHLNAKSDVNLENTISEILDDKLFEDLDILGPEVKDLVSTNPKIGKAIVRLGDILKKKDHELINKIEKISGKIVDNRKNSFPGEVISDFLQEQKNYFPKLEEFANKVFDKVQKNNRTRYVALCDYLKSEYSIIVKDIIPEDNKPFSKIYDKQKKELLLSDYSSLETKKLHAAAQIAQMGAMKEIDFYLSKFIFPSDESKNLTKVALLNYCGAAILMPYKPFHTECKKLKYDLELLQNTFATSFEQVAHRVTCLQDPKLPGIPFHMLRVDMAGNISKRFSLSGIEIPRYGGACPRWNVYSAFTRPGVMQVAVSKMTNGEKYVCIARTVEKGIGRFGKTKSILSIGLGCEAKYAKDFVYTQNIDTNSKSSEIPIGVSCRTCDRLDCSQRAFPPLHKKFDVDINTRGVSIYVTDH from the coding sequence ATGAGTCAATTTAATTTAAAAATAGGACCTAAAATCAAAGCTTTTAGAAGACAACTAGGATTGCAGGCTAACAAGTTAGCCGAGGATTTAAGTATCTCACCTAGTTATTTAAATTTAATAGAAGCTGGTAAAAGAAAAATTGATGGAGATCTTTTATTAAAGATTTGTGAAAGACTTAATATAGATCTTTCTCATTTAAATGCAAAATCTGATGTAAATTTAGAAAACACTATCTCTGAAATTTTAGATGATAAATTATTTGAAGATTTAGATATTTTAGGACCAGAGGTAAAAGATCTAGTTAGCACTAATCCAAAAATTGGAAAAGCAATTGTTAGACTGGGAGACATTTTAAAAAAGAAAGATCATGAACTGATTAATAAAATTGAAAAGATATCTGGTAAAATAGTTGATAATAGAAAAAACTCTTTTCCTGGTGAAGTAATTTCAGATTTTCTACAAGAACAAAAAAATTATTTTCCAAAATTAGAAGAGTTCGCTAATAAAGTTTTTGATAAAGTGCAAAAAAATAATCGAACTAGATATGTTGCTTTATGTGATTATCTTAAATCTGAGTATTCAATAATTGTAAAAGATATTATCCCTGAAGATAATAAACCATTTTCAAAAATATATGATAAACAAAAAAAAGAACTTTTATTGAGTGATTATAGTTCACTAGAAACTAAAAAATTACATGCTGCAGCCCAAATAGCTCAGATGGGTGCAATGAAAGAAATTGATTTTTATCTCTCTAAATTTATTTTTCCATCAGATGAGTCAAAAAATTTAACAAAGGTTGCTTTACTTAATTATTGTGGAGCGGCAATTCTAATGCCATACAAACCTTTTCATACAGAGTGTAAAAAGCTAAAATATGATTTAGAGTTACTTCAAAATACCTTTGCAACATCTTTTGAACAAGTTGCACATAGGGTAACTTGCTTACAGGATCCAAAATTACCTGGGATTCCATTTCACATGTTAAGAGTTGATATGGCTGGTAATATTTCTAAAAGATTTTCTTTATCAGGTATTGAAATTCCAAGATATGGTGGTGCCTGTCCAAGATGGAATGTTTATTCTGCCTTTACTAGACCTGGGGTAATGCAAGTTGCTGTCAGTAAAATGACTAATGGTGAAAAATATGTTTGTATTGCAAGGACAGTAGAGAAAGGCATAGGTAGATTTGGAAAAACTAAAAGTATTCTGTCTATAGGTTTAGGTTGTGAAGCTAAATACGCTAAAGATTTTGTTTACACTCAAAATATAGATACGAATAGCAAGTCTTCAGAAATACCAATAGGTGTCTCTTGTCGAACATGTGACAGACTAGATTGTTCACAAAGGGCTTTTCCACCATTGCATAAAAAATTCGATGTAGATATAAACACTAGAGGTGTTTCAATTTATGTTACTGATCATTAA
- a CDS encoding GNAT family N-acetyltransferase produces MININNIQYQLSETDGVFTLKNKNTTLGFVRFDDKGEVEYIFVNPIFRKQGIAKKLLKLVREKTGKKLVLQEPISPLGSKLLRSIEKWN; encoded by the coding sequence ATGATCAATATTAATAATATACAGTATCAATTATCTGAAACAGATGGTGTTTTTACTCTCAAAAATAAGAATACAACACTAGGATTTGTGCGTTTTGATGACAAAGGAGAAGTGGAATACATTTTCGTAAATCCAATATTTAGAAAACAAGGTATTGCAAAAAAATTATTAAAACTTGTTAGAGAAAAGACAGGTAAAAAATTAGTTTTACAAGAACCTATTAGTCCACTTGGATCAAAGTTATTAAGATCTATTGAAAAATGGAATTAA
- a CDS encoding sulfite exporter TauE/SafE family protein, protein MELNFLFFITVIPAIILYGIAKSGLGGSMTLISIPLMTIVMSLNEALGIVLPILIFSDFIATYKYRKEFDLSTLKLMVPFAAIGVVIGSLTFSYFSEELLKLIIGLMGFLFAGHYFFLKKDKEAKSEKNFLKGGICSTISGFTSFCVHAGGTPLSIYLLPLRLKKEIYVGTRIIFFTFMNLIKLPLYINLSMTNFVTFKQSVVLFPVAFIGILIGYKLLKIIDEKIFYNILYALILVSSTKLIFDFVSL, encoded by the coding sequence ATGGAATTAAATTTCCTTTTTTTTATAACTGTAATTCCTGCAATTATTTTATATGGAATAGCCAAATCTGGTCTTGGTGGATCCATGACATTAATTTCAATTCCATTAATGACAATAGTGATGTCACTGAATGAGGCATTAGGAATTGTTCTTCCAATTTTGATATTTTCTGACTTTATTGCAACTTATAAATATAGAAAAGAATTTGATCTATCCACATTAAAACTAATGGTTCCTTTTGCTGCAATTGGAGTGGTGATTGGATCTTTAACATTTTCTTATTTTTCCGAAGAATTATTAAAACTTATAATTGGTTTGATGGGTTTTCTATTTGCAGGTCATTATTTTTTCTTAAAAAAAGACAAAGAAGCTAAATCAGAAAAAAATTTTCTTAAAGGTGGAATTTGTTCAACAATTTCAGGTTTTACAAGTTTTTGCGTTCATGCTGGAGGAACACCTCTCAGTATTTATTTACTTCCTTTAAGATTAAAAAAAGAAATTTATGTAGGAACTAGAATAATATTTTTTACTTTTATGAATCTAATAAAACTTCCTCTTTATATAAATTTATCTATGACAAATTTTGTGACATTTAAACAGTCAGTAGTTTTATTTCCAGTAGCTTTTATAGGAATACTTATAGGCTATAAACTTCTTAAGATAATTGATGAAAAAATTTTTTATAATATTCTTTATGCTTTGATACTTGTTTCAAGCACAAAATTGATTTTTGATTTTGTTAGTCTTTAG
- a CDS encoding phosphate-starvation-inducible protein PsiE: MKDLIKNLQSGLLIIILISTVVAVFLEIYNMYQLKTVTLADLLLMFLYLEVMAMVRVFWEQQSISITLPLLIAITALSRFIILQGKEMNPSALVYESTAILLIAIAIVVMRLRHSKKFGLKPKD; this comes from the coding sequence TTGAAAGATTTAATTAAAAATTTACAATCTGGCTTATTAATAATTATTTTAATTAGTACAGTCGTTGCTGTATTTTTAGAAATTTATAACATGTATCAATTAAAGACAGTTACTTTAGCAGATCTTCTATTAATGTTTCTATATTTGGAAGTAATGGCAATGGTAAGAGTATTTTGGGAACAGCAATCAATTAGTATTACATTACCTTTGTTAATAGCAATAACTGCTTTATCAAGATTTATCATTCTTCAAGGTAAAGAAATGAATCCATCTGCTCTAGTTTACGAGTCGACAGCTATATTATTAATTGCTATTGCAATAGTAGTAATGCGATTAAGACATAGTAAAAAATTTGGGTTAAAACCTAAAGACTAA